A window of Paenibacillus polygoni contains these coding sequences:
- a CDS encoding ABC transporter permease — MSNTEYTTKKQQKNQQPKFNKARFKNRFVSFLTNPMHVISMVAIIFLIYTIIIPLIQMISSTVTWSHDDVRAYSEAVPGKFTLHHWFYMIAGEISKNVFYQPILNSVNIAIWVSVLSAILGGTLAWLVTRSDIPFKKTIAFMAIIPYMLPSWMKSMAWLVIFKNDRIGGSKGLIQAIFGISPPDWLSYGFLPIVIVLVGHYFTFFYLLIAVALSSINSGLEETADILGAKRITILRRITFPLVLPAILSAFILTFSKSMGTFGPAAFLGLPIKYYTIATMLYSSIRGRMTSQAYILSIVLILIAAITIYINQRAIGKRKGYTTVGGKDARKSLTPLGRWRIPIFSGVMFFMFIAGIFPLLMLFLQSFMLKEGVYTLNNFTTHFWVGASNPNIASGEVGVLMSDNIRMALKNSLIVALGGAALSAFLGITLGYIVAKGRKSITTRVIEQLTFTPYLIPGIAFAAIYLSIFAKPGFLIPALYGTLTIIILITVVKELPFATRSGTSSMMQISGELEEAAKIQGASFFKRFTRIMLPLTRKGVISAFLLGFISGMKELDLIILLVTPKTGTLTTLTFQYAESGFQQFSNAITVLIITIIIVTYFIATKWGKADLTKGIGG; from the coding sequence ATGAGCAATACCGAATACACAACTAAGAAGCAGCAGAAGAACCAGCAACCAAAATTCAATAAAGCTCGATTTAAAAATCGATTTGTATCGTTTCTAACGAATCCGATGCATGTGATCAGCATGGTTGCGATTATCTTTCTAATCTATACCATCATTATTCCATTAATTCAGATGATATCGAGCACCGTAACTTGGAGCCATGACGATGTTCGAGCCTATTCTGAAGCTGTTCCCGGTAAATTCACTTTACATCACTGGTTCTATATGATTGCTGGTGAGATTAGTAAGAACGTTTTTTATCAGCCAATTCTGAACTCAGTAAATATTGCAATTTGGGTGTCTGTGTTATCGGCCATACTTGGGGGCACTCTAGCTTGGCTCGTTACGCGCTCAGACATTCCATTTAAAAAAACAATCGCATTTATGGCGATCATACCTTACATGCTTCCTTCCTGGATGAAATCAATGGCATGGTTGGTTATCTTCAAAAACGATCGCATTGGCGGGAGTAAAGGGTTGATTCAAGCGATATTTGGCATTAGCCCTCCAGATTGGTTGTCTTATGGATTTCTGCCGATTGTTATCGTGTTAGTAGGTCATTACTTTACATTCTTCTATCTATTGATTGCTGTTGCACTGAGTTCGATTAATAGTGGCCTCGAAGAAACAGCAGATATTCTTGGTGCCAAGCGTATTACCATTTTACGTAGGATCACCTTCCCCTTGGTATTGCCTGCGATTCTATCCGCATTTATTCTTACTTTCTCCAAATCAATGGGGACATTCGGACCAGCCGCTTTTCTAGGTTTGCCGATCAAGTATTATACGATTGCCACCATGCTTTATAGCAGCATTCGCGGTCGTATGACATCTCAGGCATATATTCTTAGTATCGTCTTGATTTTGATCGCCGCCATTACGATCTACATCAACCAGAGAGCAATTGGGAAACGAAAAGGGTACACCACCGTTGGAGGGAAAGATGCTCGTAAGTCGTTAACGCCTCTAGGACGCTGGAGAATTCCGATTTTTTCGGGAGTTATGTTCTTCATGTTCATCGCAGGAATATTCCCACTACTTATGTTATTCTTACAATCTTTCATGCTCAAAGAGGGAGTCTACACATTAAACAATTTTACAACACATTTCTGGGTTGGCGCTTCAAATCCGAATATTGCCTCGGGTGAGGTCGGTGTCCTAATGAGCGACAATATTCGTATGGCACTTAAAAACTCCTTAATCGTTGCTTTAGGTGGTGCAGCTTTATCGGCTTTCCTCGGTATTACGCTCGGCTATATCGTTGCCAAAGGCAGAAAATCGATCACTACTCGAGTCATTGAGCAGCTTACTTTTACACCATATTTGATTCCAGGTATTGCATTTGCGGCTATATATCTGTCTATCTTTGCTAAGCCAGGCTTCCTGATCCCTGCTTTATACGGTACACTCACCATCATTATATTAATTACGGTAGTGAAGGAGCTTCCGTTTGCCACCCGATCCGGAACGAGCAGTATGATGCAAATTAGTGGAGAACTGGAAGAAGCAGCGAAAATACAAGGAGCTTCGTTCTTTAAGAGATTTACGAGAATTATGCTGCCACTTACAAGAAAAGGTGTCATCAGTGCATTCTTACTCGGTTTTATCAGCGGAATGAAGGAGCTCGATTTGATTATATTATTGGTCACTCCGAAGACAGGAACACTAACGACACTTACATTTCAGTACGCTGAAAGCGGATTCCAACAATTCTCGAATGCCATAACTGTTCTGATTATCACAATCATTATCGTAACGTACTTTATTGCCACCAAGTGGGGCAAAGCAGATCTAACGAAAGGAATAGGTGGCTAA
- a CDS encoding ABC transporter ATP-binding protein, translated as MSRIELKNINKYFDHNHILKDINFVIEEGDFMTLLGPSGCGKTTTLRVITGLENPEEGIITIGEKEVVNGDNRFYAPASKRGLNLVFQSYALWPHMTVYENVAFGLTLKKMSKQEIRTKVESALEKMRIHPYKDRYPSELSGGQQQRVAIARAIVTEPKILLLDEPLSNLDAKLRLEMRAELKRLHRELNTTIIYVTHDQVEALTMSTKIAVFFEGNLVQVDTPRGIYRHPADLRVADFIGNPTINFVDASCTYQGGCLLTDSSLGRVAIPCETQHTGEVVLAIYPEDITINSEQVQDAIRCSVSSVLPAGSETLVQLTFDDTTTVLVKYMGETDYEIGSHVWITFPKEKVNVYDKASQQLITITHNKESAKPTRLTAAVNL; from the coding sequence ATGAGCAGAATTGAATTAAAAAATATCAACAAATATTTTGATCATAACCATATTTTAAAAGATATAAATTTTGTTATTGAGGAAGGCGACTTCATGACGCTTTTAGGTCCTTCGGGCTGCGGGAAGACGACAACACTACGTGTGATCACAGGACTTGAAAACCCAGAAGAAGGAATCATTACCATTGGAGAAAAGGAAGTGGTCAATGGTGATAACCGGTTTTATGCCCCTGCTTCAAAACGAGGATTAAATCTTGTGTTTCAAAGCTACGCATTATGGCCGCACATGACAGTGTATGAGAATGTAGCGTTTGGCCTAACGCTTAAGAAGATGAGCAAGCAAGAAATTCGTACAAAAGTGGAAAGTGCTTTAGAAAAGATGAGAATCCATCCGTATAAAGATCGCTATCCTTCCGAATTGTCTGGTGGACAGCAGCAGCGGGTTGCGATTGCTAGAGCGATCGTAACTGAGCCTAAAATCTTGCTGCTAGACGAACCTCTATCGAATCTAGACGCTAAGTTAAGACTTGAAATGCGCGCAGAATTAAAAAGGTTACATCGCGAACTGAATACAACGATTATTTATGTAACGCATGATCAAGTGGAAGCCTTAACAATGTCTACCAAAATCGCTGTCTTCTTTGAAGGTAATTTGGTTCAGGTAGATACACCACGTGGTATTTATCGTCATCCGGCTGATTTAAGGGTAGCTGACTTTATTGGAAATCCGACGATTAATTTTGTTGATGCTTCGTGTACTTATCAAGGCGGATGTCTGTTAACCGATTCAAGCTTAGGCCGAGTTGCTATTCCTTGTGAAACACAGCATACAGGGGAGGTGGTGCTAGCGATTTACCCGGAGGATATCACGATAAATTCAGAGCAAGTGCAAGATGCTATTAGATGCAGTGTATCATCCGTACTCCCAGCAGGATCAGAAACACTTGTTCAGTTAACATTTGATGATACCACAACAGTATTAGTCAAATATATGGGGGAGACGGACTACGAGATTGGGAGTCATGTTTGGATTACGTTCCCGAAAGAAAAGGTCAATGTATATGACAAAGCAAGCCAACAGCTGATCACAATTACACATAACAAAGAATCAGCAAAACCAACACGTTTAACAGCAGCAGTGAACTTATAA